Proteins from one Juglans microcarpa x Juglans regia isolate MS1-56 chromosome 1S, Jm3101_v1.0, whole genome shotgun sequence genomic window:
- the LOC121246668 gene encoding long chain acyl-CoA synthetase 6, peroxisomal-like: MDSAAAQRRLNAIHGHLLADGDSHSQLRPHPTAGEFALEQGYSVVLPEKLQLGKWNVYRSTRSPLKLVSRFQDHPEIGTLHDNFVHSVDTFRDYKYLGTRIRVDGTVGEYKWMTYGEAGTARSAIGSGLIYHGISKGSCIGLYFINRPEWLIVDHACSAYSYISVPLYDTLGPDAVKYIVNHAAVQVIFCVPQTLNSLLSFLFDIPTIRLIVVIGGIDDQIPKLPSSTGVEVVTYSKLLSQGHSNLQPFCPPKPDDIATICYTSGTTGTPKGAVLTHGNLIANVAGTSLSNKFYPSDVYISYLPLAHIYERANQVSMAYHGVAVGFYQGDNMKLMDDMAALRPTIFCSVPRLYNRIYAGIINAVKTSGVLRERLFNAAYNAKKQAILSGKNPSPIWDKLVFNKIRGKLGGRVRFMASGASPLSPDVMDFLKICFGGQVTEGYGMTETSCVISGIEEGDNLSGHVGAPNPACEIKLVDVPQMNYTSDDKPHPRGEICVRGPIIFKCYYKDEVQTKEVIDEDGWLHTGDIGLWLPGGRLKIIDRKKNIFKLAQGEYIAPEKIENVYAKCKFISQCFVYGDSLNSSLVAVISVDQDVLKAWAASEGVKYQDLGKLCNDPRARAAVLADMDAVGREAQLRGFEFAKAVTLVLEPFTLENDLLTPTFKIKRPQAKEYFGKAISEMYAELSTSDPSQKSL; the protein is encoded by the exons ATGGATTCGGCCGCGGCTCAGCGTCGTCTTAATGCTATTCATGGCCATCTCCTCGCTGACGGCGACTCTCATTCTCAGCTCCGTCCCCATCCCACCGCCGGGGAGTTCGCTCTCg AGCAAGGGTACAGTGTTGTGCTTCCAGAGAAATTGCAGTTAGGGAAGTGGAATGTATACAG ATCGACACGTTCTCCTTTGAAGCTTGTGAGTAGATTCCAAGATCATCCAGAAATTGGTACACTTCATGATAATTTTGT GCATTCGGTTGACACTTTTCGAGATTACAAGTATCTGGGAACACGAATTCGGGTTGATGGCACAGTTGGAGA GTACAAATGGATGACATATGGAGAAGCAGGTACTGCTCGATCAGCTATAGGTTCTGGCCTAATTTATCATGGGATATCAAAG GGATCTTGCATTGGGTTATACTTCATCAACAGACCCGAGTGGCTCATTGTTGACCACGCTTGCTCTGCTTATTCTTACATATCAGTTCCTTTATACGACACTCTTG GTCCAGATGCTGTCAAGTATATTGTAAATCATGCTGCCGTACAAGTTATATTTTGTGTGCCTCAAACCTTGAATTCT TTATTGAGCTTCTTGTTTGATATTCCAACAATTCGCCTAATTGTG GTCATTGGAGGAATAGATGATCAAATTCCAAAGCTTCCATCATCAACAGGAGTTGAGGTTGTGACATATTCAAAATTGCTTAGTCAG GGCCACAGTAACCTTCAGCCTTTTTGCCCTCCAAAACCTGATGACATTGCTACCATTTGCTACACAAGTGGTACTACTGGGACCCCAAAG GGAGCTGTTTTGACACATGGAAACTTGATTGCAAATGTTGCTGGAACCTCCCTTTCTAACAAATTCTACCCCTCAGATGT TTACATATCATACCTTCCTTTGGCACACATATATGAACGAGCTAACCAGGTCTCGATGGCATATCATGGAGTTGCTGTTGGATTTTACCAGGGG GATAATATGAAACTAATGGATGATATGGCTGCTCTAAGACCTACTATCTTCTGCAGTGTTCCTAGActttataatagaatatatgCTGG TATTATAAATGCTGTAAAGACATCCGGTGTGCTGCGGGAGAGGTTGTTTAATGCTGCATACAATGCTAAGAAGCAAGCAATATTGAGCG GAAAGAACCCATCCCCCATCTGGGACAAATTGGTATTCAATAAGATAAGGGGAAAGCTTGGAGGACGAGTTCGTTTCATGGCATCAGGTGCCTCACCGTTGTCTCCCGATGTCATGGACTTTCTAAAGAT CTGCTTTGGTGGCCAAGTAACTGAAGGATATGGTATGACTGAAACTTCTTGTGTTATAAGTGGTATTGAAGAGGGTGACAATCTATCTGGCCATGTCGGTGCCCCTAATCCAGCTTGTG AAATAAAGCTTGTAGATGTTCCACAAATGAACTATACATCTGATGATAAGCCACATCCTCGTGGAGAAATCTGTGTTCGGGGTCCCAttattttcaaatgttattacAAAGATGAAGTACAGAC GAAAGAAGTGATTGATGAAGATGGATGGCTTCATACCGGAGACATAGGGTTGTGGCTACCTGGGGGTCGTTTAAAAATCATTGATAG gaagaaaaacattttcaagCTGGCACAGGGAGAGTACATAGCTCCagaaaaaattgagaatgtATATGCAAAGTGCAAGTTTATTTCCCAGTGCTTTGTATATG GTGACAGCCTGAATTCCTCTTTGGTAGCTGTTATCTCGGTGGACCAAGATgttttaaaagcatgggctgcTTCTGAAGGCGTTAAG TATCAAGATCTAGGGAAGCTGTGTAATGATCCAAGAGCAAGGGCTGCCGTCTTGGCTGACATGGATGCTGTTGGGAGGGAAGCTCAG CTGAGAGGTTTTGAATTTGCAAAAGCTGTGACCTTGGTGCTTGAGCCGTTTACACTGGAGAATGACCTGCTTACTCCAACATTTAAG ATCAAGAGACCTCAAGCAAAGGAATACTTTGGAAAAGCAATATCTGAAATGTATGCCGAGCTCTCAACCTCGGACCCCTCCCAGAAATCACTGTGA